One stretch of Microbacterium terrae DNA includes these proteins:
- a CDS encoding DUF998 domain-containing protein translates to MADPAHPITVAIERRIDPVRTAEATSWMQAGTDLATGFDGFLGSGWVRAGEASDLWYMLYRFRDIPTLEAWEQSPQRAWWLDSGRAFSSEVRVERRTGIEGWFDAPFATHVESRTATDAAPATGPVQQPIPLAPPRWKQAVTIWVGFFPTNLLASWLLGFVPGFAELPLVVRVLISTLALTPVMTYAVLPWVTRMLRPWLQRSRCAATRTARERPANGPRAPYPAPAARSYTFAMSTPVAAEAATAPAPGRRAESESIYAALAAGVVGAVYGLLVSLLADDLRLVGDDPFAVFAAAGAAVVAAAASTTEYWRSRGRPGQEWRLDLAPWKFTVNTVSVVIVHTALAFVSVYALYRVLALGFIGLPIVTFWAVVLMAVTLGLTAWVVWLSVSSMNTQRMSSLLLSFIAIGTLTATVTTPDPEWWMVHFSHLGTFDDWSSWVFNGTLIAGGLLVTTFAVYIANDMVALTDSGVLGNPRGSRIVSTLFVAMGVMLACVGIFPVDVNLWLHNLSASGMALMYLVLLIGGPRFLRGMPRTYFVAAWTFLAAMVVSVVLFAVGYFSLTAFEIIVFALIFGWIAVFIRFLGVAGRND, encoded by the coding sequence ATGGCAGACCCCGCCCACCCCATCACCGTCGCGATCGAGCGACGCATCGACCCCGTCCGCACCGCAGAGGCCACGAGCTGGATGCAGGCGGGAACCGACCTCGCGACGGGCTTCGACGGCTTCCTCGGCTCCGGCTGGGTGCGCGCCGGCGAGGCGAGCGACCTCTGGTACATGCTGTACCGGTTCCGCGACATCCCCACCCTCGAGGCGTGGGAGCAGTCGCCCCAGCGCGCCTGGTGGCTCGATTCGGGCCGGGCATTCTCGAGCGAGGTGCGGGTGGAGCGCCGAACCGGCATCGAGGGGTGGTTCGACGCCCCGTTCGCCACGCACGTCGAGTCGCGGACGGCGACGGACGCCGCGCCGGCGACCGGCCCTGTGCAGCAGCCGATCCCGCTCGCCCCGCCCCGGTGGAAGCAGGCGGTGACGATCTGGGTAGGTTTCTTCCCGACCAACCTGCTCGCCTCCTGGCTGCTCGGGTTCGTGCCCGGTTTCGCCGAGCTCCCGCTCGTCGTGCGCGTGCTGATCTCGACGCTCGCCCTCACCCCGGTGATGACCTACGCGGTGCTCCCGTGGGTGACGCGGATGCTGCGCCCCTGGCTGCAGCGCAGCCGCTGCGCGGCCACCAGAACCGCTCGGGAACGGCCCGCGAACGGCCCGCGCGCGCCCTACCCCGCGCCCGCGGCGCGGTCCTACACTTTCGCCATGAGCACCCCTGTTGCGGCAGAGGCCGCGACCGCCCCGGCGCCGGGACGGCGCGCCGAATCGGAGTCCATCTACGCGGCACTGGCCGCCGGCGTCGTGGGCGCCGTCTACGGACTGCTGGTCTCGCTCCTCGCCGACGACCTCCGACTGGTCGGCGACGACCCGTTCGCGGTGTTCGCCGCCGCGGGCGCCGCCGTCGTGGCGGCGGCCGCGTCGACGACGGAGTACTGGCGCTCCCGCGGCCGCCCCGGTCAGGAGTGGCGCCTCGACCTCGCGCCGTGGAAGTTCACGGTCAACACCGTCTCGGTCGTCATCGTGCACACGGCGCTGGCGTTCGTCTCGGTGTACGCGCTGTATCGCGTGCTCGCTCTCGGCTTCATCGGGCTGCCGATCGTGACGTTCTGGGCGGTCGTGCTGATGGCGGTGACGCTCGGACTCACCGCCTGGGTCGTGTGGCTGTCGGTGTCGAGCATGAACACGCAGCGCATGTCGAGCCTGCTGCTGAGCTTCATCGCGATCGGAACGCTCACCGCCACGGTCACCACCCCCGACCCGGAGTGGTGGATGGTGCACTTCAGCCACCTCGGCACGTTCGACGACTGGTCGAGCTGGGTGTTCAACGGCACCCTCATCGCCGGCGGACTGCTCGTGACCACCTTCGCCGTCTACATCGCGAACGACATGGTCGCGCTCACCGACTCGGGAGTGCTCGGCAACCCGCGCGGATCGCGGATCGTCTCGACGCTGTTCGTGGCGATGGGCGTGATGCTCGCGTGCGTCGGCATCTTCCCGGTCGACGTGAACCTCTGGCTCCACAACCTGTCGGCGTCGGGCATGGCCCTGATGTACCTCGTGCTGCTCATCGGCGGGCCGAGATTCCTGCGCGGGATGCCGCGCACCTACTTCGTGGCCGCGTGGACGTTCCTCGCCGCCATGGTCGTCTCGGTGGTGCTGTTCGCGGTCGGATACTTCTCGTTGACGGCATTCGAGATCATCGTCTTCGCGCTGATCTTCGGCTGGATCGCCGTGTTCATCAGGTTCCTGGGCGTGGCCGGGCGCAACGACTGA
- a CDS encoding Fluc/FEX family fluoride channel, whose amino-acid sequence MNLGLVILAAVAGGAGAAMRVIVDAVVPRPHGFPLGILVVNLTGSLLLGLLTPVVSADVLTVVGVGVLGGFTTFSAVSVETVLLAQRRRWAQAALNLFGTAALAVGAAGIGLALGVALAGAAS is encoded by the coding sequence GTGAACCTCGGGCTCGTGATCCTCGCCGCGGTCGCCGGGGGAGCGGGCGCGGCGATGCGCGTCATCGTGGATGCCGTCGTTCCGCGCCCGCACGGCTTTCCGCTCGGCATCCTCGTCGTGAATCTCACCGGCTCGCTCCTGCTCGGGCTCCTCACCCCGGTGGTCTCCGCCGACGTGCTCACGGTCGTCGGTGTGGGGGTGCTCGGCGGCTTCACGACCTTCAGCGCCGTGTCGGTGGAGACGGTGCTGCTGGCTCAGCGGCGGCGCTGGGCGCAGGCGGCGCTCAACCTGTTCGGCACCGCCGCGCTCGCCGTCGGCGCCGCCGGGATCGGGCTCGCACTCGGCGTCGCTCTCGCGGGCGCGGCATCCTGA
- a CDS encoding fluoride efflux transporter FluC: protein MPHPLALRTVAVAAAGGAIGVFARALIVLPIDDPAAAAWATMGVNALGSLLLGIVVGWLDDRRPLLRGFLGTGVLGGFTTYSAFAVQTVGMAAEAPLHALMLVAASLGAGVLGAAMGLAIGRRLVDAPGGMEPVEAAE, encoded by the coding sequence ATGCCGCATCCGCTCGCGCTCCGCACGGTCGCGGTCGCCGCGGCGGGCGGTGCGATCGGGGTGTTCGCGCGTGCGCTGATCGTGCTTCCGATCGACGACCCCGCGGCCGCGGCCTGGGCCACGATGGGGGTCAACGCGCTCGGCTCCCTGCTGCTCGGCATCGTCGTCGGATGGCTCGACGACCGTCGCCCGCTGCTGCGCGGGTTCCTCGGCACCGGCGTGCTGGGCGGCTTCACCACGTACAGCGCGTTCGCCGTGCAGACGGTCGGGATGGCCGCTGAGGCGCCGCTGCACGCCCTGATGCTGGTCGCGGCGTCACTCGGCGCGGGGGTGCTCGGGGCTGCGATGGGGCTCGCGATCGGCCGCCGCCTCGTCGATGCCCCCGGCGGCATGGAGCCCGTGGAGGCTGCGGAGTGA
- a CDS encoding DNA topoisomerase IB, with product MPKLTRVRPYDDPGLRRIRAGSGFRYIDAKGRPASRAQVDRIQALVIPPAWQDVWISRRPDGHIQAVGTDDAGRRQYLYHPDWTAGRDRGKFARALRLAEALPHARARVTTSLRREPIDRERVLAVSFRLLDRAAPRIGSERYFSLHGSRGLTTLQRRDAVVDGGAVHLSFPGKSGQRQLIEIDDEDLAAAVDLLATGRPRSPLLAWERGRRRVPLTSAEVNAYVRSLTGGRFTAKDFRTLRGTILAADALARIGVVDSKTDRKRAEALAVRATAGALGNTPAVARGSYIDPRVFTRYRDGDLLDLTITPESAIRDLLRRGR from the coding sequence ATGCCGAAGCTGACGCGCGTCCGCCCGTACGACGACCCCGGGCTCCGGCGCATCCGCGCAGGCTCGGGATTCCGCTACATCGATGCGAAGGGCAGACCCGCCTCGCGCGCGCAGGTCGATCGCATCCAGGCGCTCGTGATCCCGCCGGCCTGGCAGGACGTGTGGATCAGCCGTCGCCCCGACGGGCACATCCAGGCGGTCGGCACCGACGACGCCGGCAGGCGCCAGTACCTCTATCACCCCGACTGGACCGCGGGCCGGGACCGCGGCAAGTTCGCCCGCGCGCTCCGGCTCGCCGAGGCGCTCCCGCACGCACGGGCCCGGGTGACGACGTCGCTCCGCCGCGAGCCGATCGACCGAGAGCGTGTGCTCGCCGTCTCGTTCCGCCTGCTCGACCGGGCGGCGCCGCGCATCGGGTCGGAGCGGTACTTCTCGCTCCACGGCAGCCGCGGACTCACGACGCTGCAGCGGCGGGACGCTGTGGTCGACGGCGGCGCGGTCCACCTGTCGTTCCCCGGGAAGAGCGGGCAGCGTCAGCTGATCGAGATCGACGACGAAGACCTCGCCGCCGCGGTCGACCTGCTCGCCACCGGGCGCCCGCGGTCGCCCCTCCTCGCGTGGGAGCGCGGCCGGCGGCGGGTGCCCCTCACCTCGGCCGAGGTGAACGCGTACGTGCGCTCGCTCACCGGCGGCAGGTTCACAGCGAAGGACTTCCGCACGCTCCGCGGCACGATCCTCGCAGCCGACGCGCTGGCGCGGATCGGGGTCGTCGACTCGAAGACCGACCGCAAGCGCGCCGAGGCGCTCGCCGTGCGGGCGACCGCAGGCGCCCTCGGCAACACCCCGGCCGTGGCGCGGGGGTCGTACATCGACCCGCGCGTGTTCACGCGCTACCGCGACGGCGACCTGCTCGACCTCACGATCACACCGGAGTCGGCGATCCGCGACCTGCTGCGACGCGGCAGGTGA
- a CDS encoding DUF7218 family protein → MPKGRGSNSLKDAELYETLRDEGASKEKAARISNAAAAQGRAAVGRKGGESGSYDDWTVPELRKRAKELGVTGYSGKRKAELISMLRNH, encoded by the coding sequence ATGCCGAAAGGACGCGGGTCGAACAGCCTGAAGGACGCGGAGCTCTACGAGACGCTCCGCGATGAGGGAGCCTCGAAGGAGAAGGCGGCACGCATCTCCAACGCCGCCGCTGCGCAGGGGCGGGCGGCGGTCGGGCGCAAGGGCGGGGAGTCGGGTTCATACGACGACTGGACGGTGCCCGAGCTGCGGAAGCGGGCGAAGGAACTGGGCGTCACCGGGTATTCGGGCAAGCGCAAGGCGGAGCTGATCAGCATGCTCCGCAATCACTGA
- a CDS encoding MerR family transcriptional regulator — translation MNENEWSIQQIAKLAGTTSRTLRHYDDIGLLAPSSIGYNGYRQYDQAALVRLQRILLLRELGLGLPQIGDVLDHSASETHALETHLSLLRQEQDRLARQIASVESTITALEGGERLMAENMFDGFDHTQYKDEVEQRWGTQAYADSDRWWRSMDADAKAAWQQQVSDLGRDWIAAAESGIAPDSDEAQAVAKRHVEWLTGIPGTPAAAPGGDVKGYVLGLGEMYVADPRFGANYATSAGGTAGAEFVRDALRVYAEANL, via the coding sequence ATGAACGAGAACGAGTGGTCGATCCAGCAGATCGCGAAGCTCGCCGGCACCACGAGCCGCACGCTCCGTCACTACGACGACATCGGGCTGCTCGCTCCGTCGAGCATCGGCTACAACGGCTACCGCCAGTACGACCAGGCGGCGCTGGTGCGGCTGCAGCGCATCCTGCTGCTGCGCGAACTCGGGCTCGGTCTGCCGCAGATCGGCGATGTGCTCGACCACTCGGCATCCGAGACGCATGCACTCGAGACCCACCTGTCGCTCCTGCGACAGGAGCAGGACCGGCTGGCGCGGCAGATCGCGTCGGTCGAATCGACGATCACAGCATTGGAAGGAGGTGAACGACTGATGGCAGAGAACATGTTCGACGGCTTCGACCACACGCAGTACAAGGACGAGGTCGAACAGCGCTGGGGCACCCAGGCCTACGCCGACAGCGACCGCTGGTGGCGATCGATGGATGCCGACGCCAAGGCTGCCTGGCAGCAGCAGGTGTCAGACCTCGGTCGCGACTGGATCGCGGCCGCGGAGAGCGGCATCGCGCCCGACAGCGACGAAGCCCAGGCGGTCGCGAAGCGGCACGTCGAGTGGCTGACCGGCATCCCCGGCACTCCCGCCGCCGCCCCCGGTGGCGACGTGAAGGGCTACGTGCTCGGCCTCGGCGAGATGTACGTCGCCGACCCGCGATTCGGGGCGAACTACGCCACGAGCGCGGGCGGCACGGCAGGCGCCGAGTTCGTGCGCGACGCGCTGCGCGTATATGCGGAGGCGAACCTCTGA
- a CDS encoding DUF4097 family beta strand repeat-containing protein, whose translation MTLEKWLIHPGETRVIDIETVRSLKIGLVGGQIDVIAHDEPGARIEVHGVTVKDLRIEVTGEAVEIDHPQLRWDNFLEVFRNFGAGGPKAEISVAVPRDVALNLGVVSASALVSGIRRDASVNTVSGDIIVDGLTGDLKVNAVSGDVQVRELVGAIGANSVSGDVAVTGSVHRAAIDTVSGSTFVDTTGTVHSVNLNTVSGNATVRLDEGFPANYVFRSVSGKVQVDGVVRSGNGAGPTTNFTGSVGELSGTFADVRANTVSGDVTVLRHGSRTPEATAGLDEEW comes from the coding sequence ATGACCCTGGAGAAGTGGCTCATCCACCCGGGCGAAACGCGCGTGATCGACATCGAGACCGTGCGCTCGCTCAAGATCGGACTCGTCGGCGGACAGATCGACGTCATCGCCCACGACGAGCCGGGTGCCCGCATCGAGGTGCACGGCGTCACCGTGAAGGACCTCCGCATCGAAGTGACCGGCGAGGCCGTCGAGATCGACCACCCGCAGCTGCGGTGGGACAACTTCCTCGAGGTGTTCCGCAACTTCGGCGCCGGCGGCCCCAAGGCCGAGATCAGCGTCGCCGTCCCCCGCGACGTCGCCCTGAACCTCGGCGTCGTGAGCGCCAGCGCCCTCGTCTCGGGCATCCGCCGCGACGCATCCGTCAACACCGTCTCGGGCGACATCATCGTCGACGGCCTCACCGGCGACCTCAAGGTCAACGCGGTCTCGGGCGACGTGCAGGTGCGCGAGCTGGTCGGCGCCATCGGCGCCAACAGCGTCTCGGGCGACGTGGCCGTCACCGGATCGGTGCACCGCGCCGCCATCGACACCGTCTCGGGATCGACCTTCGTCGACACGACCGGCACCGTGCACAGCGTCAACCTCAACACCGTCAGCGGCAACGCCACCGTGCGCCTCGACGAGGGGTTCCCCGCCAACTACGTGTTCCGCAGCGTCAGCGGCAAGGTCCAGGTCGACGGCGTCGTGCGCTCGGGCAACGGCGCCGGCCCCACCACGAACTTCACCGGATCGGTCGGCGAGCTCAGCGGCACCTTCGCCGACGTGCGCGCGAACACCGTCTCGGGCGATGTGACCGTGCTGCGTCACGGCAGCCGCACCCCCGAGGCGACAGCCGGACTCGACGAGGAGTGGTGA
- a CDS encoding PadR family transcriptional regulator, with translation MSPVFSHGDLRLYLLNLLDEGPRHGYDIMQALADRTGGTYTPSAGTIYPRLAKLEEEGLVSKSIDGRKTVYAITEAGHAEVVARAGELEGIEAGLTDSVRLIADEVRGSVREAMKSLRADLAAAGRTERESAPRPAPEDDPRVHSREQVQRADAAVNEFRARVRSDVRTHVARGGELAASVVDELVGELDRVARDITRALRS, from the coding sequence ATGAGCCCCGTCTTCTCGCACGGCGACCTCCGCCTCTACCTGCTGAACCTCCTCGACGAGGGCCCGCGCCACGGGTACGACATCATGCAGGCACTGGCCGATCGCACGGGCGGCACCTACACCCCCAGCGCGGGCACCATCTACCCGCGCCTCGCCAAGCTCGAGGAGGAGGGTCTCGTCTCGAAGTCGATCGACGGACGCAAGACCGTCTATGCGATCACCGAGGCGGGTCACGCCGAGGTCGTCGCCCGCGCCGGCGAGCTCGAGGGCATCGAAGCAGGCCTCACCGACTCGGTGAGGCTCATCGCAGACGAAGTGCGCGGCAGCGTGCGCGAGGCGATGAAGAGCCTGCGGGCAGACCTCGCGGCCGCCGGTCGCACCGAGCGCGAGTCCGCGCCGCGGCCGGCACCCGAAGACGACCCGCGGGTGCACAGCCGCGAGCAGGTGCAGCGGGCGGATGCCGCGGTGAACGAGTTCCGCGCCCGCGTGCGCAGCGACGTGCGCACCCACGTGGCGCGCGGCGGCGAGCTCGCGGCATCCGTCGTCGACGAACTGGTCGGCGAACTCGACCGTGTCGCCCGCGACATCACCCGCGCGTTGCGCAGCTGA
- a CDS encoding universal stress protein: protein MTDEAPDATNHPADDADLAVHGAVIVGVIPEQSTRVLKEGARYAKLMGAPLLVVHVDVTRFVTYEDPDGYVHSAPIDLNIAAGEGELDVVKATAASVLEGSGVDWSLRQLVGDPAMAIKHLAEKVDARLLVVGTRKQGLGESIREFFTGSVAARLAHRQHRPLLVVPLGEPVPDDQEIWPA, encoded by the coding sequence ATGACCGACGAGGCACCCGACGCCACCAACCACCCCGCCGACGACGCCGATCTCGCGGTGCACGGAGCGGTGATCGTGGGAGTGATCCCCGAGCAGTCCACGCGCGTCCTCAAAGAGGGTGCGCGGTACGCGAAGCTCATGGGAGCCCCGCTCCTGGTGGTGCACGTCGACGTGACGCGGTTCGTCACCTATGAAGACCCCGACGGCTATGTGCACTCCGCCCCGATCGACCTCAACATCGCCGCCGGCGAGGGCGAGCTCGATGTCGTGAAGGCGACCGCTGCCTCGGTGCTCGAGGGCAGCGGTGTGGACTGGAGCCTCCGTCAGCTCGTCGGCGACCCGGCGATGGCGATCAAGCACCTCGCCGAGAAGGTCGACGCACGACTGCTCGTCGTGGGCACCCGTAAGCAGGGTCTCGGCGAGTCGATCCGCGAGTTCTTCACGGGATCGGTCGCCGCCCGTCTGGCGCACCGCCAGCACCGGCCGCTGCTGGTCGTGCCCCTCGGCGAGCCGGTGCCCGACGACCAGGAGATCTGGCCGGCCTGA
- a CDS encoding DUF3073 domain-containing protein, whose protein sequence is MGRGRQKAKNTKIARDLKYDTYNVNYSALERELGSHTDEQYVDKWADQYSDEYEDEKA, encoded by the coding sequence ATGGGGCGTGGCCGTCAGAAGGCGAAGAACACCAAGATCGCCCGCGACCTGAAGTACGACACGTACAACGTGAACTACTCGGCGCTGGAGCGCGAACTTGGGTCCCACACCGACGAGCAGTACGTCGACAAGTGGGCCGATCAGTACTCCGACGAGTACGAAGACGAGAAGGCGTAG
- a CDS encoding TIGR02611 family protein: protein MTNQQLETTVRAEIAEAEAPDRPIRRMLRRGRAFVAQHPRLEHAYRVGVAIVGGVLAVGGLLLVPLPGPGWLIVFLGLAVLGTEFHWARRIAARLKRLLDRFWAWWRARRERKAALRAQRQEA from the coding sequence GTGACGAACCAGCAGCTCGAGACCACCGTGCGCGCCGAGATCGCCGAAGCCGAAGCACCCGACCGGCCGATCAGGCGGATGCTGCGCCGCGGGCGCGCCTTCGTGGCGCAGCATCCGCGTCTCGAGCACGCCTACCGCGTCGGTGTGGCGATCGTCGGCGGCGTGCTCGCCGTCGGCGGGCTGCTCCTCGTGCCGCTGCCCGGACCCGGGTGGCTGATCGTGTTCCTCGGCCTCGCCGTGCTGGGAACCGAATTCCACTGGGCTCGCCGCATCGCGGCGCGCCTCAAGCGACTGCTCGACCGGTTCTGGGCATGGTGGCGCGCGCGCCGGGAGCGCAAGGCCGCGCTCAGAGCGCAGCGCCAGGAGGCGTAG
- a CDS encoding MFS transporter produces MTSSPARPLWRGRALALVGIVLVAFSLRSAVASLSPLFDHIQEDLDLPAAVVGLIGTAPPVCFAVFGLLAPAFERRFGLERLTAVAIAVVAVGLVARSLAPNALMLLAGTAVVFAAVGTANILLPPLVKRYFPDRIGLMTTIFSTTMAVSTFIPPLVAVPLADAADWRVSLGLWAVFALVAVLPWVGLAARRRADADPDEIEQPSPRVFGRMWQVPLAWALLVAFAVSSTVAYTSFAWMPKMLVDIAGVEPATAGALLSLFGFMGLPASLIVPFLVVRAGATRILFGAAVVFGLSGIAGLLFAPTAATWLWVALLGLAPLLFPMILVLLGLRTRTHEGAVALSGFVQSGGYAIAAFFPLGIGILHDATDAWTAPLIVLAVVISAAIPAGVIVARSRTIEEDWERRHGTW; encoded by the coding sequence GTGACCTCATCCCCCGCCCGCCCGCTCTGGCGGGGTCGAGCACTCGCGCTCGTCGGCATCGTCCTGGTGGCGTTCTCGCTTCGCTCGGCCGTCGCATCGCTCTCGCCGCTGTTCGACCACATCCAGGAAGACCTCGACCTGCCGGCCGCGGTCGTCGGCCTCATCGGCACCGCGCCGCCCGTCTGCTTCGCCGTCTTCGGCCTCCTCGCCCCGGCGTTCGAGCGGCGGTTCGGCCTCGAGCGGCTGACGGCGGTGGCCATCGCGGTGGTGGCGGTGGGCCTCGTGGCCCGCAGCCTCGCCCCGAACGCGCTCATGCTGCTGGCCGGAACCGCTGTGGTGTTCGCCGCCGTGGGCACGGCGAACATCCTGCTGCCGCCCCTGGTGAAGCGCTACTTCCCCGATCGCATCGGGCTGATGACCACGATCTTCTCCACGACGATGGCGGTCTCGACGTTCATCCCGCCCCTGGTCGCGGTGCCCCTCGCCGACGCCGCCGACTGGCGGGTGTCGCTCGGTCTCTGGGCTGTGTTCGCCCTGGTCGCGGTGCTCCCATGGGTCGGCCTCGCGGCGCGGCGGCGCGCAGACGCCGACCCCGATGAGATCGAGCAGCCGAGCCCCCGCGTCTTCGGCCGCATGTGGCAGGTGCCGCTCGCCTGGGCGCTGCTCGTCGCGTTCGCGGTGTCGAGCACCGTCGCCTACACCTCGTTCGCCTGGATGCCGAAGATGCTCGTCGACATCGCGGGTGTCGAGCCCGCGACCGCCGGCGCGCTGCTGTCGCTGTTCGGATTCATGGGCCTGCCCGCGTCGCTGATCGTGCCGTTCCTGGTCGTGCGTGCGGGAGCCACCCGCATCCTCTTCGGCGCGGCGGTCGTGTTCGGGCTCTCGGGCATCGCCGGGCTGCTGTTCGCACCGACCGCAGCCACGTGGCTGTGGGTGGCGCTGCTCGGCCTCGCGCCGCTGCTGTTCCCGATGATCCTGGTGCTGCTGGGCCTGCGCACGCGCACCCACGAAGGGGCGGTAGCCCTGAGCGGCTTCGTCCAGAGCGGCGGGTACGCGATCGCCGCGTTCTTCCCGCTGGGCATCGGCATCCTCCACGATGCGACCGATGCCTGGACCGCCCCGCTCATCGTCCTGGCCGTGGTCATCAGCGCGGCGATCCCCGCCGGTGTCATCGTGGCGAGGAGCCGCACCATCGAAGAGGACTGGGAGCGGCGGCACGGCACCTGGTGA
- the purF gene encoding amidophosphoribosyltransferase: protein MCGIVGMVGRGPVNQEIYDSLLLLQHRGQDSTGMATAERSGSVHMHKARGQVREAFRTRDMRGLLGEVGLGHVRYATKGDAGNEEEAQPFYVNAPYGIVLVHNGNLTNTRELTEELFRKDRRHLNTTSDTELLVNVLANELQSSISGLELDPDQVFHAVTRVHERVEGSYAAIAVIAGYGLLAFRDPFGIRPLILGTRKNADGHYEWVVTSESLVLENGEFEVVRDVEPGEAVFIDLEGNLHTRRCAADATLAPCSFEYVYLARPDSVMNGISVYEARLRMGDRLADTIAKHTPREAIDVVMPIPDSARPAAMQVARKLGIEYREGFYKNRYVGRTFIMPGQAVRKKSVRQKLNAMSTEFKGKNVLLIDDSIVRGTTSKEIIQMARDAGAKSVTFASAAPPVRYPHVYGINMPSRQELVAHGRTIPEIAQELGADFVVYQEVEDLKAAILEGTDIADLDMSCFDGRYVTGTVSDEYLAWVEGSQES from the coding sequence ATGTGCGGAATCGTCGGGATGGTGGGCCGCGGGCCCGTCAACCAGGAGATCTACGACTCTCTCCTCCTGCTGCAGCATCGCGGGCAGGACTCCACCGGCATGGCGACCGCGGAGCGCAGCGGCAGCGTGCACATGCACAAGGCGCGCGGCCAGGTGCGCGAGGCCTTCCGCACCCGTGACATGCGCGGCCTCCTCGGCGAGGTCGGCCTCGGCCACGTGCGCTACGCCACGAAGGGCGACGCCGGCAACGAGGAAGAGGCGCAGCCCTTCTACGTCAACGCGCCCTACGGCATCGTGCTCGTTCACAACGGCAACCTCACGAACACGCGCGAGCTCACCGAGGAGCTCTTCCGCAAGGACCGCCGGCACCTGAACACCACCTCCGACACGGAGCTGCTGGTCAACGTGCTCGCCAACGAGCTGCAGTCCTCGATCTCGGGACTCGAGCTCGACCCCGACCAGGTCTTCCACGCCGTCACCCGCGTGCACGAGCGCGTCGAGGGCTCGTATGCCGCGATCGCCGTGATCGCCGGCTACGGACTTCTCGCGTTCCGCGACCCGTTCGGCATCCGTCCCCTCATCCTCGGCACGCGCAAGAACGCCGACGGGCACTACGAGTGGGTCGTCACGAGCGAGTCGCTCGTGCTCGAGAACGGCGAGTTCGAGGTCGTCCGCGACGTCGAGCCCGGCGAGGCGGTCTTCATCGACCTCGAGGGCAACCTGCACACCCGCCGGTGCGCGGCCGACGCGACGCTCGCGCCGTGCTCGTTCGAGTACGTCTACCTCGCCCGCCCCGACTCGGTGATGAACGGCATCTCGGTCTACGAGGCGCGTCTGCGCATGGGCGACCGCCTGGCCGACACGATCGCGAAGCACACGCCGCGCGAGGCGATCGACGTCGTCATGCCGATCCCCGACTCGGCGCGACCCGCGGCGATGCAGGTGGCTCGCAAGCTCGGCATCGAGTACCGCGAGGGCTTCTACAAGAACCGCTACGTCGGCCGCACGTTCATCATGCCGGGGCAGGCGGTGCGCAAGAAGAGCGTTCGTCAGAAGCTCAACGCGATGTCGACCGAGTTCAAGGGCAAGAACGTGCTCCTGATCGACGACTCCATCGTGCGCGGCACGACCTCGAAAGAGATCATCCAGATGGCTCGGGATGCCGGGGCCAAGAGCGTGACGTTCGCTTCGGCGGCGCCGCCGGTGCGCTACCCGCACGTGTACGGCATCAACATGCCCTCGCGCCAGGAGCTCGTCGCGCACGGGCGCACGATCCCGGAGATCGCCCAGGAGCTCGGCGCCGATTTCGTCGTGTACCAGGAGGTCGAAGACCTCAAGGCCGCGATCCTCGAGGGCACCGACATCGCCGACCTCGACATGAGCTGCTTCGACGGCCGGTACGTCACCGGCACCGTGAGCGACGAGTACCTGGCCTGGGTCGAGGGTTCGCAGGAGTCCTGA